The proteins below come from a single Iocasia fonsfrigidae genomic window:
- a CDS encoding ketopantoate reductase family protein — MKIKKVSLIGLGAIGAAYGSKLNEVESISLKVIASKDRIERYSKQGFDVNGKKYNFDFISPEEDIEPADLILVSVKYHHLKHTIEDMRKHVGPNTIILSLLNGISSEEILGNEYGMRKMLYAMCVAIDAVREGTNIKFSNIGKIVFGEKDNTYSENVLAVEELFDKAEIPYEIPENIMRSLWWKFMVNVGINQVSAVLRAPYGVFQKSNKALGLIKNSMEEVIEISKKIGINLEIKDIDEFINIMMELSPNGKTSMCQDIEGGRKTEVDMFAGTIYKLGLEHGVNTPVNKMLYDMIKVLEQMDEIKKYT, encoded by the coding sequence ATGAAAATAAAGAAAGTATCACTAATAGGACTTGGAGCCATCGGAGCGGCCTATGGCAGTAAACTAAATGAAGTAGAGTCAATATCACTTAAAGTAATAGCAAGTAAAGATAGAATAGAAAGATATAGTAAACAGGGTTTTGATGTCAATGGTAAAAAATACAATTTTGATTTCATATCACCAGAGGAAGATATTGAGCCAGCTGATCTCATACTGGTTTCAGTAAAATATCATCATTTAAAGCACACCATAGAAGATATGAGAAAACATGTGGGGCCTAATACCATAATCTTATCTCTATTAAATGGTATTTCAAGCGAAGAAATACTAGGTAATGAATACGGTATGAGAAAAATGCTCTATGCCATGTGTGTTGCAATAGATGCAGTTAGGGAAGGTACAAATATTAAATTTTCTAATATTGGGAAAATAGTTTTTGGTGAAAAGGATAATACATATTCAGAAAATGTACTAGCTGTTGAGGAGTTGTTTGATAAGGCTGAAATTCCATATGAAATACCAGAGAATATAATGCGTTCATTATGGTGGAAATTTATGGTCAATGTTGGTATTAATCAGGTTTCAGCAGTATTGAGAGCCCCCTATGGGGTTTTTCAAAAATCAAATAAAGCTTTGGGTTTGATTAAAAACTCTATGGAAGAAGTGATAGAAATATCTAAGAAAATAGGAATTAATCTTGAAATTAAAGATATAGATGAATTTATTAATATAATGATGGAACTATCACCTAATGGGAAAACATCCATGTGTCAAGACATAGAGGGAGGTAGGAAAACAGAAGTGGATATGTTTGCTGGGACTATTTATAAGCTTGGATTAGAGCATGGAGTAAATACTCCAGTAAATAAGATGCTTTATGATATGATTAAAGTCTTAGAGCAAATGGATGAGATAAAAAAATATACTTAG
- a CDS encoding tetratricopeptide repeat protein encodes MRLYKRKMLLIVLVILFMTNTAIVFAVEDEETWQYYYDKSNIKYKLREYEKALSFIDLALDINNKIPAIYKLKGEIYIKLHKFNEAIFCYDEALKLGEHEATFYLSKGIAYLYLKENEKAVNLFKCLEG; translated from the coding sequence ATGAGATTATATAAGAGGAAAATGCTTTTAATAGTATTAGTCATATTATTTATGACAAATACTGCAATTGTTTTTGCAGTAGAAGATGAGGAAACATGGCAGTATTATTATGATAAAAGTAACATTAAGTACAAACTTCGAGAATACGAAAAAGCCTTATCATTTATAGATTTGGCTTTGGATATAAATAATAAAATACCTGCTATCTATAAATTGAAAGGGGAAATATACATTAAGCTACACAAATTTAATGAAGCAATTTTTTGTTATGATGAAGCATTGAAGTTAGGTGAACATGAAGCAACTTTTTACTTAAGTAAGGGGATAGCATATTTATATCTTAAAGAAAATGAAAAAGCAGTTAATTTGTTTAAATGTTTGGAGGGTTAA
- a CDS encoding GNAT family N-acetyltransferase, with product MKIAYKTRKEFAIQQLQELFLSVEWSSGDYPDKLQAAMKNSHTVFSAWDKKKLVGLINCLSDGVMTAYIHYLLVRPEYQGKGIGKELVNLMIKKYQDCACKVLIAYDDEIGFYKRCGFEIGEGETPMFITYLTI from the coding sequence ATGAAAATTGCATATAAAACTAGAAAGGAATTTGCTATTCAACAATTACAGGAATTATTTCTTTCAGTGGAATGGAGTTCAGGTGATTATCCAGATAAGCTACAAGCAGCAATGAAAAATTCACATACAGTATTTTCTGCTTGGGATAAAAAGAAATTAGTAGGATTAATAAATTGTCTTTCCGATGGTGTAATGACTGCTTACATTCATTACTTGTTAGTTAGACCAGAATATCAAGGCAAAGGAATTGGGAAAGAATTAGTTAATTTGATGATAAAAAAATATCAAGATTGTGCATGCAAAGTTTTAATTGCTTATGATGACGAAATAGGATTTTATAAGAGATGTGGTTTTGAAATAGGTGAAGGTGAAACACCTATGTTTATTACTTATCTTACTATTTAA
- a CDS encoding aspartyl-phosphate phosphatase Spo0E family protein: protein MINIEKKKIIAMIQDLRKELHKLVKEKGMQDENVIMKSQELDKLLNEYEKLLDREKN, encoded by the coding sequence GTGATAAATATAGAAAAGAAAAAAATAATTGCTATGATACAAGATTTACGCAAAGAACTGCATAAATTAGTTAAAGAAAAAGGAATGCAAGATGAGAATGTAATAATGAAGAGTCAGGAGTTAGATAAACTATTAAATGAATATGAAAAACTTCTAGATAGAGAAAAAAATTAA
- a CDS encoding sugar-binding transcriptional regulator, producing the protein MNKRRIIDIAKLYYELNKSQKEIAEILNISRATVSRKLKEAREKDIVKFSIDYSYHPNFKIEKEMMRKFNAKEVFVADNLYSENDLIFKDISSQLCAFLEEIILDGETIGVSWGNTMNKIANNFCKFNKKNIKVVELNGAIAQSKYSTSAYSILETFASAFNGEPYYLPSPAIVDNKDIAKSFLSDSNISNNLKIAEQAQVAIFGIGKINKNSVLYKAGYFKPEKYENLINNGAVGDICARYFDINGVLVDKSLNERTLGISLDKLKEKKYSIGIAVGEEKAQPIIGALKKKYVNVLFTDKKTAQKILEIS; encoded by the coding sequence ATGAATAAAAGGAGAATTATTGATATAGCTAAATTATATTATGAATTAAATAAGTCACAAAAAGAAATTGCGGAAATACTTAATATTTCAAGAGCTACAGTTAGTAGAAAACTCAAAGAGGCAAGAGAAAAAGATATAGTTAAATTTAGTATTGACTATTCATACCATCCTAATTTTAAAATAGAAAAAGAAATGATGAGAAAATTTAATGCTAAAGAAGTATTTGTAGCTGATAATTTATATAGTGAAAATGATTTAATCTTTAAGGATATATCTTCACAATTATGTGCCTTTTTAGAAGAGATAATTTTAGATGGAGAAACCATTGGAGTATCATGGGGTAATACAATGAATAAAATAGCAAATAATTTTTGTAAGTTTAATAAAAAAAATATAAAAGTGGTGGAATTAAATGGAGCAATAGCTCAAAGTAAGTATTCTACTTCCGCTTATTCAATTTTAGAAACTTTTGCTTCTGCCTTTAATGGAGAACCTTATTATTTACCAAGTCCAGCAATAGTTGATAATAAAGATATAGCTAAATCATTTTTAAGTGATAGTAATATTAGCAATAATCTAAAAATTGCAGAACAAGCACAAGTTGCAATTTTTGGCATTGGTAAAATTAACAAAAATTCAGTTTTGTATAAAGCAGGATATTTTAAACCTGAAAAATATGAAAATTTAATAAATAATGGAGCTGTGGGTGATATATGTGCTAGATATTTTGATATTAATGGGGTTTTAGTAGATAAAAGTTTAAATGAAAGGACCTTAGGTATCAGTTTAGATAAACTAAAAGAAAAAAAATATTCAATAGGAATAGCAGTTGGAGAAGAAAAAGCGCAGCCTATTATAGGTGCTTTAAAGAAAAAATATGTAAATGTATTATTTACAGACAAAAAAACAGCTCAGAAAATATTAGAGATTAGTTAA